One Anas platyrhynchos isolate ZD024472 breed Pekin duck chromosome 2, IASCAAS_PekinDuck_T2T, whole genome shotgun sequence DNA segment encodes these proteins:
- the EOMES gene encoding eomesodermin homolog isoform X2 produces MQLGEPLLAAAGGTPLPGAPFYPLEGGGRGAGGGGNSSSSSTRGPPRPGSPPRLELEKAAKKFGGAPTMLGEAEGGEPPFAAPKADGRKATPCGEEELPPAAAAAAARYSLDSLSPERYYLQSPGPPGGELGGPCALFPYPPGAQHGAVYQPPGGPPRYPYGSVLSPGGFTGAVCPPGGRPQFGGGGGYQYGQGAAAGGLYGPYPAAGGSCGGLGALGVPAAGPGLRAQVFLCNRPLWLKFHRHQTEMIITKQGRRMFPFLSFNITGLNPTAHYNVFVEVVLADPNHWRFQGGKWVTCGKADNNMQGNKVYVHPESPNTGAHWMRQEISFGKLKLTNNKGANNNNAQMIVLQSLHKYQPRLHIVEVTEDGVEDLNDSSKTQTFIFPETQFIAVTAYQNTDITQLKIDHNPFAKGFRDNYDSSHQIVPGARYSVQPFFQEQFVNNLPPARFYNGERTVPQTNGLLSPQQSEEVASPPQRWFVTPVQQPSANKLDMNSYETEYSPSTLLPYGIKSLPLQTSHALGYYPDPTFPSMAGWGSRGSYQRKMTTGLPWTSRTSPPGFSEDQLSKEKVKEEIGSPWIETPPSIKSLDSNDSGVYTGACKRRRLSPSTSSNENSPSMKCEDINAEDYNKDTSKGMGYYAFYTSS; encoded by the exons ATGCAGCTGGGCGAgcccctgctggctgcagcggGGGGGACACCCCTGCCGGGAGCCCCCTTTTACCCGCTGGAGGGCGGCGGGCGAGgcgctggaggaggaggaaacagcagcagcagcagcacccgcGGGCCGCCCCGGCCGGGCTCCCCGCCTCGCCTGGAGCTCGAGAAAGCTGCCAAGAAGTTTGGGGGAGCCCCGACCATGCTGGGCGAAGCGGAGGGGGGCGAGCCGCCCTTCGCCGCCCCCAAAGCCGACGGCCGCAAAGCCACCCCCTGCGGGGAGGAGGAGCTGCccccggcggcggcagcagcagcagcccgctACTCCCTGGACAGCCTGAGCCCCGAGCGCTACTACCTGCAGTCCCCCGGCCCCCCGGGGGGCGAGCTGGGGGGGCCCTGCGCCCTTTTTCCCTACCCACCGGGAGCGCAGCACGGCGCCGTCTACCAGCCCCCCGGCGGGCCGCCCCGCTACCCCTACGGCTCCGTGCTGTCCCCCGGGGGCTTCACCGGAGCCGTGTGTCCCCCCGGGGGCCGGCCGCAGTTTGGAGGCGGAGGGGGGTACCAGTACGGGCAGGGGGCGGCCGCCGGGGGGCTCTACGGGCCCTACCCGGCGGCCGGGGGCTCctgcggggggctcggggcgctGGGGGTGCCGGCAGCCGGGCCGGGGCTGCGGGCTCAGGTCTTCCTCTGCAACCGGCCCCTGTGGCTCAAGTTCCACCGGCACCAGACGGAGATGATCATCACCAAGCAGGGCCG GAGGATGTTCCCTTTCCTGAGCTTCAACATCACCGGGCTCAACCCCACGGCGCACTACAACGTCTTCGTGGAGGTGGTGCTGGCGGACCCCAACCACTGGCGCTTCCAGGGGGGCAAGTGGGTGACCTGCGGCAAAGCCGACAACAACATGCAAG GCAACAAGGTGTACGTCCACCCCGAGTCGCCCAACACCGGGGCGCACTGGATGCGGCAGGAGATCTCCTTCGGGAAGCTGAAGCTGACGAACAACAAAGgtgccaacaacaacaacgcGCAG ATGATAGTACTGCAGTCTCTACACAAGTACCAGCCTCGGCTCCACATTGTGGAAGTGACCGAAGATGGGGTCGAAGATCTGAATGATTCTTCGAAGACGCAGACGTTTATTTTCCCTGAAACTCAGTTCATAGCAGTTACGGCATATCAAAACACTGAT ATTACACAGCTCAAAATTGATCACAATCCTTTTGCGAAGGGCTTCAGGGACAACTATGACTC ATCCCACCAGATCGTCCCTGGCGCCCGCTACAGCGTGCAACCGTTCTTCCAAGAACAGTTTGTCAACAACCTGCCCCCAGCCAGGTTTTACAACGGTGAGAGAACCGTACCGCAGACAAATGGCTTGCTCTCCCCGCAGCAGAGCGAAGAGGTGGCCAGCCCTCCTCAGCGGTGGTTTGTTACTCCTGTACAGCAGCCCAGTGCCAACAAACTGGACATGAACTCCTACGAGACGGAGTATTCTCCTAGCACCTTGCTCCCTTATGGCATTAAATCCCTCCCGCTTCAGACATCCCATGCTCTGGGATACTACCCCGACCCAACATTTCCATCCATGGCtggctgggggagcaggggctCTTACCAGAGGAAAATGACCACGGGATTACCTTGGACCTCCAGAACAAGTCCTCCAGGCTTCTCTGAAGACCAGCTTTCCAAGGAGAAGGTGAAAGAAGAAATTGGCTCGCCCTGGATAGAGACTCCACCCTCCATAAAGTCTCTAGATTCAAATGATTCTGGGGTCTACACGGGTGCTTGTAAGCGAAGACGGCTCTCCCCTAGCACTTCAAGCAATGAAAATTCCCCATCCATGAAATGTGAGGACATTAATGCTGAGGACTATAACAAAGACACTTCAAAAGGCATGGGCTACTATGCATTCTATACTAGTTCTTAA
- the EOMES gene encoding eomesodermin homolog isoform X1, which yields MQLGEPLLAAAGGTPLPGAPFYPLEGGGRGAGGGGNSSSSSTRGPPRPGSPPRLELEKAAKKFGGAPTMLGEAEGGEPPFAAPKADGRKATPCGEEELPPAAAAAAARYSLDSLSPERYYLQSPGPPGGELGGPCALFPYPPGAQHGAVYQPPGGPPRYPYGSVLSPGGFTGAVCPPGGRPQFGGGGGYQYGQGAAAGGLYGPYPAAGGSCGGLGALGVPAAGPGLRAQVFLCNRPLWLKFHRHQTEMIITKQGRRMFPFLSFNITGLNPTAHYNVFVEVVLADPNHWRFQGGKWVTCGKADNNMQGNKVYVHPESPNTGAHWMRQEISFGKLKLTNNKGANNNNAQMIVLQSLHKYQPRLHIVEVTEDGVEDLNDSSKTQTFIFPETQFIAVTAYQNTDITQLKIDHNPFAKGFRDNYDSMYTASENDRLTPSPTDSPRSHQIVPGARYSVQPFFQEQFVNNLPPARFYNGERTVPQTNGLLSPQQSEEVASPPQRWFVTPVQQPSANKLDMNSYETEYSPSTLLPYGIKSLPLQTSHALGYYPDPTFPSMAGWGSRGSYQRKMTTGLPWTSRTSPPGFSEDQLSKEKVKEEIGSPWIETPPSIKSLDSNDSGVYTGACKRRRLSPSTSSNENSPSMKCEDINAEDYNKDTSKGMGYYAFYTSS from the exons ATGCAGCTGGGCGAgcccctgctggctgcagcggGGGGGACACCCCTGCCGGGAGCCCCCTTTTACCCGCTGGAGGGCGGCGGGCGAGgcgctggaggaggaggaaacagcagcagcagcagcacccgcGGGCCGCCCCGGCCGGGCTCCCCGCCTCGCCTGGAGCTCGAGAAAGCTGCCAAGAAGTTTGGGGGAGCCCCGACCATGCTGGGCGAAGCGGAGGGGGGCGAGCCGCCCTTCGCCGCCCCCAAAGCCGACGGCCGCAAAGCCACCCCCTGCGGGGAGGAGGAGCTGCccccggcggcggcagcagcagcagcccgctACTCCCTGGACAGCCTGAGCCCCGAGCGCTACTACCTGCAGTCCCCCGGCCCCCCGGGGGGCGAGCTGGGGGGGCCCTGCGCCCTTTTTCCCTACCCACCGGGAGCGCAGCACGGCGCCGTCTACCAGCCCCCCGGCGGGCCGCCCCGCTACCCCTACGGCTCCGTGCTGTCCCCCGGGGGCTTCACCGGAGCCGTGTGTCCCCCCGGGGGCCGGCCGCAGTTTGGAGGCGGAGGGGGGTACCAGTACGGGCAGGGGGCGGCCGCCGGGGGGCTCTACGGGCCCTACCCGGCGGCCGGGGGCTCctgcggggggctcggggcgctGGGGGTGCCGGCAGCCGGGCCGGGGCTGCGGGCTCAGGTCTTCCTCTGCAACCGGCCCCTGTGGCTCAAGTTCCACCGGCACCAGACGGAGATGATCATCACCAAGCAGGGCCG GAGGATGTTCCCTTTCCTGAGCTTCAACATCACCGGGCTCAACCCCACGGCGCACTACAACGTCTTCGTGGAGGTGGTGCTGGCGGACCCCAACCACTGGCGCTTCCAGGGGGGCAAGTGGGTGACCTGCGGCAAAGCCGACAACAACATGCAAG GCAACAAGGTGTACGTCCACCCCGAGTCGCCCAACACCGGGGCGCACTGGATGCGGCAGGAGATCTCCTTCGGGAAGCTGAAGCTGACGAACAACAAAGgtgccaacaacaacaacgcGCAG ATGATAGTACTGCAGTCTCTACACAAGTACCAGCCTCGGCTCCACATTGTGGAAGTGACCGAAGATGGGGTCGAAGATCTGAATGATTCTTCGAAGACGCAGACGTTTATTTTCCCTGAAACTCAGTTCATAGCAGTTACGGCATATCAAAACACTGAT ATTACACAGCTCAAAATTGATCACAATCCTTTTGCGAAGGGCTTCAGGGACAACTATGACTC CATGTACACAGCCTCAGAAAATGACAGATTAACTCCATCTCCCACGGATTCTCCTAGATCCCACCAGATCGTCCCTGGCGCCCGCTACAGCGTGCAACCGTTCTTCCAAGAACAGTTTGTCAACAACCTGCCCCCAGCCAGGTTTTACAACGGTGAGAGAACCGTACCGCAGACAAATGGCTTGCTCTCCCCGCAGCAGAGCGAAGAGGTGGCCAGCCCTCCTCAGCGGTGGTTTGTTACTCCTGTACAGCAGCCCAGTGCCAACAAACTGGACATGAACTCCTACGAGACGGAGTATTCTCCTAGCACCTTGCTCCCTTATGGCATTAAATCCCTCCCGCTTCAGACATCCCATGCTCTGGGATACTACCCCGACCCAACATTTCCATCCATGGCtggctgggggagcaggggctCTTACCAGAGGAAAATGACCACGGGATTACCTTGGACCTCCAGAACAAGTCCTCCAGGCTTCTCTGAAGACCAGCTTTCCAAGGAGAAGGTGAAAGAAGAAATTGGCTCGCCCTGGATAGAGACTCCACCCTCCATAAAGTCTCTAGATTCAAATGATTCTGGGGTCTACACGGGTGCTTGTAAGCGAAGACGGCTCTCCCCTAGCACTTCAAGCAATGAAAATTCCCCATCCATGAAATGTGAGGACATTAATGCTGAGGACTATAACAAAGACACTTCAAAAGGCATGGGCTACTATGCATTCTATACTAGTTCTTAA